From the genome of Hymenobacter cellulosilyticus, one region includes:
- a CDS encoding TonB-dependent receptor plug domain-containing protein, which produces MLNGQAAYGQVATPSSPPAACALGLQVHVTDPATGQVLPGAVVRLLETGEVLAADAAGDCAFQVCPGHYRVEVRLMGYHPEVKAIHLRAGQPVRLTLALRAATQELSTVQVQGQSEATTVQRSVQAVAVLDVRPYYGQAFGLTELVNRVPGVRIRQDGGLGSNANLSLNGLGGKQVRVFLDGIPLEFYGRGLGLNVLPVSLLERVDVYRGVTPVGLGADALGGALNVVTRRERFSYADASYEHSSFNTHKAALNGRYVVGKSGLYVAGNGLFNHADNDYKVQAEVINAGTPELRTVRRFHDQFQNYLGRVELGWQDRKWADKLALTAFAAGVDRQIQHNVQMRQAYGKPAMRKPASAPRLRTRKRLCGPAWTCGRTPVTPAFGGADRYQPQRLQLGRQRYCPAALQFRGNLRFG; this is translated from the coding sequence ATGCTCAACGGCCAAGCTGCCTACGGGCAGGTGGCAACTCCGTCTTCGCCTCCTGCGGCCTGTGCCCTGGGGTTACAGGTGCACGTAACCGACCCCGCCACGGGGCAGGTGCTGCCCGGCGCTGTCGTTCGTCTTCTTGAAACCGGCGAGGTGCTGGCCGCGGATGCGGCTGGGGACTGTGCTTTCCAGGTGTGCCCCGGACATTATCGGGTAGAAGTCCGCCTCATGGGCTACCACCCGGAAGTGAAAGCAATCCACCTGCGGGCCGGCCAGCCCGTGCGTCTGACGCTGGCGCTACGAGCTGCTACCCAGGAGCTGAGCACGGTACAGGTACAGGGCCAATCGGAGGCCACAACCGTGCAGCGGAGTGTGCAGGCCGTAGCCGTGCTGGATGTACGGCCCTACTACGGCCAAGCCTTTGGGCTGACGGAGTTGGTAAACCGGGTGCCGGGCGTGCGTATCCGCCAGGACGGCGGGCTGGGCAGCAATGCCAACCTGTCGCTGAATGGGCTGGGCGGCAAGCAGGTGCGCGTTTTTCTGGACGGTATACCACTGGAGTTCTACGGCCGGGGGCTGGGCCTGAACGTGCTACCGGTCAGCCTGCTGGAGCGCGTGGATGTGTACCGTGGCGTGACACCCGTAGGCCTGGGCGCCGATGCGCTGGGCGGGGCCCTGAACGTAGTAACCCGCCGGGAACGGTTTTCCTACGCCGATGCCTCCTACGAGCACAGCTCGTTCAATACCCACAAAGCGGCCCTGAATGGTCGCTACGTCGTGGGGAAAAGTGGGCTCTACGTAGCGGGCAACGGCCTGTTCAACCACGCCGACAACGACTACAAAGTGCAGGCTGAAGTCATCAACGCCGGTACGCCGGAGTTGCGCACCGTCCGGCGCTTCCACGACCAGTTTCAGAATTATCTGGGCCGGGTAGAACTTGGCTGGCAGGACCGCAAGTGGGCAGATAAGCTGGCTCTGACTGCCTTCGCAGCGGGCGTAGACCGGCAGATTCAGCACAACGTGCAGATGCGGCAGGCCTACGGGAAGCCAGCTATGCGGAAACCAGCGTCGGCACCGCGCTTGCGTACGAGAAAACGGCTTTGCGGCCCGGCCTGGACGTGCGGGCGTACGCCGGTTACACCCGCATTCGGGGGCGCTGACCGATACCAGCCGCAACGTCTACAACTGGGACGGCAGCGTTATTGCCCGGCAGCTCTTCAGTTCCGGGGAAATTTACGGTTTGGGTAG
- a CDS encoding AAA family ATPase, producing the protein MRQKVGIALAVAKEAKVLLLDEPTSGLDPQASNEFSTLLLRLQEQGVATLMATHDLFRAKDTGTHIGIMRQGHLLESFPATDVSYEDLEQLYLQHMHA; encoded by the coding sequence ATGCGGCAGAAAGTAGGCATTGCCCTGGCCGTGGCCAAGGAGGCCAAGGTGTTGCTACTCGACGAGCCTACCTCCGGCCTCGACCCGCAGGCCTCCAACGAGTTTTCGACCCTGCTGCTACGCCTGCAGGAACAGGGGGTGGCCACGCTCATGGCCACCCACGACTTGTTCCGGGCCAAGGACACGGGCACCCACATCGGCATTATGCGCCAGGGCCACCTGCTGGAGTCGTTTCCGGCAACCGACGTGAGCTACGAAGACCTGGAGCAGCTCTACCTGCAGCATATGCACGCCTGA
- a CDS encoding MATE family efflux transporter, giving the protein MRPATHAFLHDNLWHLLRRQAVPGILGMLIVSINSLVDAVFVGRWVGPDALAGLVLVFPLTVINSSLVALLSAGFSSVASRSLGADDPARQRDLLNLLLTLSLVLGGTVSLLGYGFARQAVALLGGTGAVLRYGAAYYEILALGGFFTLLSLSSSTLIRATGQIRQAMTYSATAVITNMVLAATFVKGLHMGVRGAALGTGLAMLLYCVLNLQHLLRGRTALALGPVRPYFNWPLTREIVGIGSSAFLMQATSFVRQVLIFKSVAHYGTAAELAFFGAVYRVYGFSQLPVFGLLQALQPTVGINHGAGNYLRSQQAVRVFRLAGIGLLFLVSLPSLLFPAQVLDLLLPATTFATTDLAQFRMLMLVLLGTPLASTGYVYFQATGQARLATTLSFGREVLFVPLILLIPRFLGLPGIYYGLALENVTYALVVLGVTTWSFRRAEEPVLQAQGA; this is encoded by the coding sequence GTGCGCCCTGCTACCCACGCCTTTCTCCACGACAACCTTTGGCACCTGTTGCGCCGCCAAGCTGTGCCAGGTATTCTGGGAATGCTCATTGTGTCCATCAATTCGCTGGTGGATGCCGTGTTTGTGGGGCGTTGGGTAGGCCCCGATGCCCTGGCCGGCTTAGTACTAGTGTTTCCGCTCACGGTTATCAACTCCAGTCTGGTAGCCTTGCTTTCGGCCGGCTTTAGCTCGGTGGCCAGCCGCAGCCTCGGGGCCGATGATCCGGCCCGGCAACGGGACCTGCTCAATCTGCTGCTCACGCTGAGCCTGGTACTGGGCGGCACCGTCAGCCTGCTAGGCTACGGCTTCGCCCGCCAAGCCGTAGCGCTGCTGGGCGGCACCGGAGCCGTGCTGCGCTATGGGGCCGCATACTACGAAATACTGGCCCTCGGCGGCTTTTTTACGTTGCTGAGCTTGTCGTCCAGTACGCTCATCCGGGCCACGGGGCAGATCCGGCAGGCCATGACGTACTCGGCCACAGCGGTAATTACCAACATGGTATTGGCGGCCACCTTTGTAAAGGGTTTGCATATGGGTGTGCGGGGAGCGGCCCTGGGCACGGGCCTGGCCATGCTACTCTATTGCGTCCTCAACCTGCAGCACCTGTTGCGCGGCCGTACGGCCTTGGCATTAGGGCCCGTGCGTCCCTATTTCAACTGGCCCCTGACCCGCGAAATAGTCGGTATCGGCTCCTCTGCTTTTCTGATGCAGGCCACCAGCTTTGTCCGGCAGGTGCTGATTTTCAAATCCGTGGCTCACTATGGTACGGCGGCCGAATTAGCCTTTTTTGGGGCGGTGTACCGCGTTTATGGCTTTTCCCAACTGCCCGTTTTCGGTCTACTCCAGGCTTTGCAACCCACCGTCGGTATCAACCACGGGGCTGGCAACTACCTGCGCAGCCAGCAGGCCGTGCGGGTATTTCGACTAGCGGGCATCGGCCTGTTGTTTCTCGTCAGCTTACCCTCCCTGCTATTCCCGGCCCAGGTGCTAGATCTGTTGCTACCGGCCACCACGTTTGCCACTACCGACCTGGCGCAATTCCGGATGTTGATGCTGGTGCTGCTGGGCACCCCACTGGCTTCTACGGGCTATGTATACTTTCAGGCCACCGGGCAGGCCCGACTGGCTACGACGCTCTCATTTGGCAGGGAAGTGCTGTTTGTGCCCCTGATCCTACTGATTCCTCGTTTTCTGGGACTTCCCGGTATCTACTACGGCTTAGCGCTGGAGAATGTAACCTACGCCCTTGTCGTACTGGGTGTTACTACCTGGTCATTCAGGCGCGCAGAGGAGCCGGTATTGCAAGCCCAAGGAGCGTAG
- a CDS encoding DUF4374 domain-containing protein, with translation MHTFNSTSRLLTGVLAATTLLLSACDKGNGSDGPPTPSAGVNYAVSTVGGAYPSQTTYIQGLTDLNGTTLDTKNATEQASFAAMWNYKQAVYMSKFAAPATLTKYTFDPATGRPVGAGRLVVPGANTFSDVQFVSDTEAYASVGGGLARLVKFNPTTFVTTGEISLAKLQKTGARSIYYLGSMVRDTKLFWGVYYENDSYGPLTDSAHVAVIDLPTGKVERVISDGRTGRVFSSGAVECFSKDANGDIYVQGDGTNKVPSGVLRIKAGETRFDPTYFFDLKAATGKDCKGLYHFGNGLAFTTRIEEPNDSYETKGPNYRYYKLDLNAKTSGGALPNLPLIFGSQSSLVRKFDNESLLLSVNTKSQNSLYQYKLSDGTVTKKMDLPGLLTGLAKLN, from the coding sequence ATGCACACCTTTAACTCAACTAGCCGGCTGTTGACCGGCGTACTGGCGGCCACCACGCTTTTGCTCTCCGCTTGCGACAAAGGAAACGGGTCGGATGGACCGCCGACTCCCAGCGCCGGCGTCAACTACGCCGTGAGTACCGTAGGCGGGGCTTACCCCAGTCAAACCACCTACATCCAGGGCCTGACCGACCTGAACGGCACCACGCTCGACACGAAAAACGCTACCGAGCAGGCCAGCTTCGCTGCCATGTGGAATTACAAGCAGGCCGTCTACATGTCGAAGTTTGCGGCCCCGGCTACGCTCACCAAGTACACCTTCGACCCCGCCACTGGGCGGCCCGTGGGAGCCGGGCGGCTCGTGGTGCCCGGTGCTAACACCTTCTCCGACGTGCAGTTCGTTAGCGACACGGAGGCCTACGCCTCGGTGGGCGGCGGGCTGGCCCGGCTGGTCAAGTTCAACCCCACCACCTTCGTAACGACGGGCGAAATAAGCTTGGCCAAGCTGCAGAAGACCGGCGCCCGCAGCATATACTACCTGGGCTCGATGGTGCGTGACACGAAGCTATTCTGGGGCGTGTACTACGAAAATGACTCCTACGGCCCGCTCACCGACTCGGCCCACGTCGCCGTCATCGACTTGCCCACGGGCAAGGTAGAGCGGGTGATTTCCGACGGCCGCACCGGCCGGGTATTTTCGTCGGGGGCGGTTGAGTGCTTCAGCAAGGATGCCAACGGCGACATTTATGTGCAGGGCGACGGCACCAACAAGGTGCCCAGCGGGGTGCTGCGCATCAAGGCTGGCGAAACCCGTTTCGACCCCACGTACTTCTTCGACCTGAAGGCTGCCACTGGGAAGGACTGCAAGGGCCTCTACCACTTCGGCAACGGGCTGGCCTTCACTACCCGCATCGAAGAGCCCAATGACTCCTACGAGACCAAAGGCCCCAACTACCGCTACTACAAGCTGGATCTGAATGCCAAAACCTCGGGTGGCGCCCTGCCGAATCTGCCGCTAATTTTTGGTTCGCAGTCGTCGTTGGTTCGCAAGTTCGACAATGAGAGCCTGCTGCTGAGCGTGAATACCAAGAGCCAGAACAGCCTCTATCAATACAAGCTCAGCGACGGTACGGTAACCAAGAAAATGGACCTGCCGGGCTTGCTGACGGGCCTGGCCAAGCTGAATTAG
- a CDS encoding BLUF domain-containing protein, which produces MALTAHTPLVARRYEWDLLSQYQRGLLTFEQVVHRLQNSVYQILYRSQLKQPLTGDEGQALLKQSQHYNAQHQITGLLLYSTGRFVQVLEGPEAEVRALYARIQADTRHQQVVTVGKAR; this is translated from the coding sequence GTGGCGCTGACCGCCCATACGCCGTTGGTTGCCCGCCGCTACGAATGGGATCTGTTATCCCAGTATCAACGCGGCCTGCTCACATTCGAGCAAGTAGTACACCGCCTGCAGAACAGCGTATATCAGATCCTGTATCGGAGTCAACTTAAGCAACCCCTCACGGGCGACGAAGGACAAGCACTTCTAAAGCAGTCCCAGCACTATAATGCGCAGCACCAGATCACAGGCTTGTTGTTATATAGTACCGGGCGCTTTGTCCAAGTACTCGAAGGACCTGAAGCAGAAGTCCGTGCCTTATACGCACGGATTCAAGCCGATACCCGCCACCAGCAAGTAGTCACTGTCGGGAAGGCCCGGTAG
- a CDS encoding MFS transporter codes for MNIKLLPLALGGLAIGTTEFVMMGLLPSISQDLRVTIPEVGYVISAYALGVVVGAPMLTVLGRNLAPKQLLMLLMVLFTVFNTLSAFAPTNTVLFFTRLLAGLPHGAFFGWGRWWQVGWHSKASRHRPFQPCLLALRSLICSPCR; via the coding sequence GTGAATATCAAACTACTTCCGCTTGCTTTGGGTGGCCTAGCTATTGGCACCACCGAGTTTGTAATGATGGGCCTGCTACCTAGTATCTCACAGGATTTACGCGTCACTATTCCGGAGGTGGGCTATGTGATTTCGGCCTACGCGCTGGGAGTGGTCGTGGGAGCCCCCATGCTCACTGTATTAGGGCGCAATTTGGCACCTAAGCAGCTGCTGATGCTCCTGATGGTACTCTTCACGGTCTTCAATACGCTCTCGGCTTTCGCTCCTACGAATACGGTACTGTTTTTCACCCGTTTACTAGCGGGCCTGCCGCACGGTGCCTTCTTCGGGTGGGGTCGGTGGTGGCAAGTCGGCTGGCACAGCAAGGCAAGCAGGCACAGGCCATTTCAACCATGTTTGCTGGCCTTACGCTCGCTAATTTGCTCACCGTGCCGTTAG
- a CDS encoding alpha/beta fold hydrolase, translated as MADGLLQRHHVRILGQGQPLVLCNGFGCTQQIWRHLLPGLSARYQLVLFDYVSVDEAGQPYATLAEYAHDVVAICRALELPSIWVLAHSVGASIAMLTAIAAPELVERLILLTPSPYYFNEGDYYGGFEREDVEQLLRQMTTDYGAWSHLFAGLLLGPLQPAALGEELAEVFCQNDPAQVQHFAQVSFFTDSRKDVPVCGPARWWCNVIRTWLLHRK; from the coding sequence GTGGCCGACGGCTTGCTACAGCGTCACCACGTACGCATCCTGGGACAAGGGCAACCCTTGGTGCTGTGCAACGGCTTTGGCTGTACCCAGCAGATCTGGCGCCACCTGCTACCGGGCCTCTCGGCGCGCTATCAGCTTGTCCTCTTTGATTATGTAAGCGTGGATGAGGCCGGGCAACCGTATGCGACATTAGCCGAATATGCCCACGATGTGGTGGCCATCTGCCGGGCACTGGAGCTGCCTTCTATTTGGGTACTGGCCCATTCGGTAGGAGCCTCGATTGCGATGCTGACTGCTATTGCCGCCCCAGAACTGGTGGAACGCCTAATATTGCTGACTCCTTCCCCCTATTACTTCAACGAGGGCGACTACTATGGAGGCTTTGAGCGGGAGGATGTCGAGCAGCTCCTACGCCAGATGACGACGGATTATGGCGCTTGGTCACACTTGTTTGCCGGGCTCTTGCTGGGCCCCTTGCAGCCAGCAGCGCTGGGCGAGGAACTGGCTGAAGTATTTTGCCAGAACGATCCGGCGCAGGTACAGCACTTTGCCCAAGTAAGCTTCTTCACCGATAGCCGAAAGGATGTCCCCGTGTGCGGGCCCGCACGCTGGTGGTGCAATGTAATCAGGACGTGGCTTCTCCACCGGAAGTAG
- a CDS encoding ankyrin repeat domain-containing protein, whose translation MRPSIAAGNAAHLDLLLWCGADPNERLKHETPLIVAVQLGRADLVEALLRHGADPNGRSSAFMNSTPVLFYAARLPINQQHVLGLLLQFGADSTLTNGSGQRVRLPTQRHPLHDL comes from the coding sequence ATGCGTCCCTCTATTGCGGCTGGCAACGCGGCCCACTTGGATTTGTTGCTGTGGTGTGGTGCTGACCCTAATGAGCGCCTCAAACACGAGACGCCGTTGATTGTCGCAGTACAACTAGGCCGGGCCGACTTGGTGGAAGCCCTTCTGCGGCATGGTGCCGACCCAAACGGACGCAGCAGCGCCTTTATGAATTCGACGCCCGTCTTATTCTACGCCGCCCGGCTGCCCATAAATCAGCAACATGTGCTGGGACTGTTGTTGCAGTTTGGGGCGGATTCAACTCTAACCAACGGCAGCGGGCAACGGGTCCGGTTGCCTACTCAACGGCATCCCCTACACGACCTATAA
- a CDS encoding alpha/beta fold hydrolase: MASPPEVGNYLLHHLPQGERVTLGTSGHCPHLTAPLETLAAIDAFLTS, from the coding sequence GTGGCTTCTCCACCGGAAGTAGGCAACTACCTGTTGCACCACCTGCCGCAAGGAGAGCGGGTGACTCTGGGCACGAGCGGGCACTGTCCGCACCTGACTGCGCCCCTGGAAACGCTGGCCGCCATCGATGCTTTTCTCACTTCGTAG
- a CDS encoding Fur family transcriptional regulator, with product MLSSDRIAQTLSRHGLRQTPVRRAVLQVMSDARFALSVGEIEPQLPPDTDRITLYRTMKSFEESGLIHRVIDDSDVARYATCSIECSAQAHFDNHVHFKCTSCQHIYCLNQVAIPAVTLPDKFEAVHRDYLLAGVCRECHPA from the coding sequence ATGCTCTCTTCCGATCGTATCGCCCAAACGCTGAGCCGGCACGGGCTGCGCCAAACCCCGGTGCGGCGGGCCGTGTTGCAGGTTATGTCGGACGCCCGGTTTGCCTTATCCGTGGGAGAAATTGAACCGCAGCTACCGCCCGATACGGACCGGATTACCTTGTACCGGACGATGAAGTCGTTTGAGGAAAGCGGGCTGATTCACCGGGTAATCGACGATTCGGATGTAGCGCGCTACGCTACGTGCTCTATCGAATGCAGCGCGCAGGCGCATTTTGATAATCACGTGCATTTCAAGTGCACCAGCTGTCAGCATATCTACTGCTTGAACCAAGTGGCTATTCCGGCCGTTACGCTGCCCGATAAGTTTGAGGCCGTCCACCGTGACTATCTGCTGGCAGGGGTATGCCGGGAGTGTCACCCGGCGTAG
- a CDS encoding TonB-dependent receptor domain-containing protein: MGSLLTLTSHTSVVRLNATQALGAHGRLVGNVLGSSFHRRGEDEIVVARQERDYAQDPSSLHKLVAGLAYEHDWADQRWSSSTAVKYFGYTSRGFGKLDSDTYLETEQTRQHLGANQLLRWQLAPAWALKASYEYATRLPDEYELFGEGILVRANPALQPETSHNANLEVQYVRPRWSAEVSGFVRGADNVIYQPPSIRDTQNQNLLKSRTLGPRHLCATCRCRY, translated from the coding sequence TTGGGTAGCCTGCTTACGCTTACCTCCCACACCAGCGTCGTGCGGCTGAACGCTACTCAAGCACTAGGGGCGCATGGCCGGTTGGTAGGTAATGTGCTCGGCAGTTCTTTCCACCGCCGGGGCGAAGACGAAATTGTAGTGGCTCGCCAGGAGCGGGATTATGCTCAGGACCCTTCCTCGCTGCACAAGCTGGTGGCTGGTCTGGCCTACGAGCACGACTGGGCTGATCAGCGCTGGAGCAGCAGCACGGCCGTGAAGTACTTTGGGTATACATCCCGTGGGTTTGGCAAGCTAGACAGCGACACTTACCTCGAAACCGAGCAAACCCGGCAGCACCTCGGGGCCAACCAGTTGCTGCGCTGGCAGCTGGCTCCGGCCTGGGCCCTGAAGGCCAGCTACGAGTACGCCACCCGTCTGCCCGACGAGTATGAACTGTTCGGCGAGGGAATCTTGGTGCGGGCCAACCCGGCGCTACAGCCCGAAACCAGCCACAACGCCAACCTGGAAGTGCAGTACGTGCGCCCGCGCTGGAGCGCCGAGGTCAGTGGCTTCGTGCGCGGGGCCGATAATGTTATCTATCAGCCGCCGTCCATACGAGACACTCAGAACCAAAACCTGCTCAAATCCCGCACGCTGGGGCCGAGGCATCTGTGCGCTACGTGCCGGTGCCGCTACTAA
- a CDS encoding MFS transporter, whose product MQQAGNWQSELALFKRLETWLIILLTAIGTGGMFCWVSYIAPLMTEVSHFPASYVPYIMMLVGLGMFVGNVVGGKLADRFSPLTAATTLLLAMSGTLLAIYFTSSNQLLSLGLTFLAGSFALALAAPIQILMIHSSKGAEMLGASITQAAFNIGNALGAFLGGLPLAAGYGYTSPALVGVGLALVGAGVACVLAWVSRQQPLVLAPQ is encoded by the coding sequence GTGCAGCAAGCCGGCAACTGGCAGAGCGAGCTGGCCCTGTTCAAGCGGCTCGAAACATGGCTTATTATTCTGCTAACGGCCATCGGCACGGGTGGGATGTTCTGCTGGGTAAGTTACATCGCGCCGCTGATGACGGAGGTGTCGCACTTTCCGGCCTCCTACGTGCCCTATATCATGATGCTCGTGGGACTGGGCATGTTTGTAGGCAACGTGGTGGGGGGCAAGTTGGCTGACCGCTTTTCGCCTCTCACCGCCGCAACTACCCTACTGCTGGCTATGAGCGGTACGCTGCTGGCCATTTACTTCACCTCCAGCAACCAGCTGCTCTCGCTCGGGCTCACGTTTCTAGCCGGCAGTTTTGCGCTGGCCCTAGCCGCACCCATCCAGATCCTGATGATTCACTCATCGAAAGGAGCCGAGATGCTGGGCGCCTCGATCACGCAAGCGGCCTTCAACATCGGCAATGCGTTGGGCGCGTTTTTGGGTGGGCTGCCCTTGGCAGCGGGCTACGGCTACACGTCGCCTGCTCTGGTGGGGGTAGGCCTAGCGCTTGTCGGAGCAGGAGTTGCCTGCGTGCTGGCGTGGGTATCTAGGCAGCAGCCCCTAGTGCTAGCGCCGCAGTGA
- a CDS encoding DUF3526 domain-containing protein, whose translation MLLPLLIIFLCFGAFTQEKESGTLRLALSQGVSRRQLAWGKVLAYYGIVLALLVPTLTVALGGAFWLAGLPWTSDTARRLGLLALSYAVYFLGFICLGVLVSGWARSSRNALLGLLTIWITLVIVLPKTAAALGDNLYALPSVQAYHQGIDRDMDQGLPGDTTKAGRRAQLIRSYLRRYHADSVQQLPLNVEWVAAQAGEEYLDKVQAVHRDSLRQVLERQNRLSSYASFLDPYLAVRNLSMALTGTDLSTSLDFQRQASDYRLALMRSLHLDAAHHSKYGQFYEYHPGQALWAAVPDFSYQLPAVSRTLRHYAPELAALLLWLVVLPLALHLSANRFPLH comes from the coding sequence GTGCTGCTGCCGCTGCTCATCATCTTTCTGTGCTTCGGGGCCTTCACCCAGGAAAAGGAGAGTGGCACGCTGCGCCTGGCCCTGAGCCAGGGCGTGAGCCGACGGCAGCTGGCCTGGGGCAAAGTATTAGCTTATTACGGTATCGTGCTGGCCTTACTCGTCCCCACGCTGACCGTGGCCCTGGGCGGGGCGTTTTGGCTGGCCGGCTTGCCCTGGACCAGCGACACGGCCCGGCGGCTGGGGCTACTGGCGTTGAGCTACGCAGTGTACTTTCTGGGCTTTATCTGCCTTGGCGTGCTGGTTTCGGGCTGGGCCCGATCGTCGCGCAATGCCCTGCTGGGCCTGCTCACGATTTGGATAACCCTGGTCATCGTGCTGCCCAAAACGGCCGCCGCCCTAGGCGACAACCTGTACGCGCTGCCTTCTGTGCAGGCCTACCACCAGGGCATCGACCGGGACATGGACCAGGGCCTGCCCGGCGACACGACTAAAGCCGGGCGCCGGGCGCAGCTGATACGCTCCTACCTGCGGCGCTACCACGCCGACTCGGTGCAGCAGCTGCCGCTGAACGTGGAGTGGGTGGCGGCCCAGGCTGGGGAGGAGTACCTCGACAAAGTGCAGGCCGTGCACCGGGACAGCCTGCGCCAGGTGCTGGAGCGCCAAAACCGGCTCAGCAGCTACGCCAGCTTCCTGGACCCCTACTTGGCCGTCCGTAACCTGAGCATGGCCCTGACCGGCACCGACTTATCGACTAGCCTTGACTTCCAGCGCCAGGCCAGCGACTACCGCCTGGCCCTGATGCGCAGCCTGCACCTCGACGCGGCTCACCACTCCAAGTACGGGCAGTTTTATGAGTACCATCCCGGCCAGGCGCTCTGGGCTGCCGTTCCGGACTTTTCTTACCAGCTGCCTGCTGTGAGTCGCACCCTGCGGCACTACGCGCCGGAGCTGGCCGCCCTGCTGCTCTGGCTGGTGGTGCTGCCGTTGGCGCTGCATTTGTCCGCCAACCGCTTTCCGCTGCATTAA
- a CDS encoding M28 family metallopeptidase: MKLQEIVKVLDNQPNATRRALIIEHLDALDVRYVEQPYASGSNLVVDLGRAEGKIGVGSHFDRVLTSAGANDNGSAIAVCLDIIRKHQEARSNAGLRVFFFDEEETRLKGSHAYVAHYGTRDLAGLLNLELVGMGDQLALWPMDALHRGPLLSTFEAVARHQGVRTNRFGQLITNTADHVPFRKAGLRDAFTITCITDQDIAVAQQYFQAIAQQADLWTLQEILAQAPLFKHYHQPTDTYEKLSEAALAMTSAAVWETVVAAQ, translated from the coding sequence ATGAAGCTTCAAGAAATCGTCAAAGTACTCGATAACCAGCCAAATGCCACGCGACGGGCGCTCATTATCGAACACCTCGACGCGCTGGATGTCCGCTATGTTGAGCAGCCCTATGCGAGTGGTAGTAACCTGGTGGTCGATTTAGGCCGAGCCGAAGGTAAAATCGGCGTCGGTTCTCATTTTGACCGCGTGCTTACGTCGGCCGGCGCCAATGACAATGGCTCGGCCATCGCCGTTTGCCTTGATATTATTCGCAAGCATCAAGAAGCCCGTAGCAACGCCGGCCTGCGGGTATTCTTTTTCGACGAAGAGGAAACCAGGTTGAAAGGGTCGCACGCCTACGTTGCCCACTATGGTACCAGGGACTTAGCCGGGTTGCTCAACCTGGAATTGGTTGGCATGGGGGATCAACTGGCGTTGTGGCCCATGGATGCCTTACACAGGGGCCCGCTACTCAGCACGTTTGAAGCAGTTGCCCGGCACCAGGGCGTTCGGACCAACCGGTTTGGCCAGCTCATCACCAATACCGCCGACCATGTGCCCTTTCGCAAAGCCGGGCTGCGTGATGCCTTTACCATAACCTGCATTACGGACCAAGATATTGCTGTTGCGCAGCAGTATTTCCAGGCCATTGCGCAGCAAGCAGACCTATGGACACTTCAGGAAATACTAGCGCAAGCCCCTCTTTTCAAGCATTATCACCAACCGACCGATACCTATGAAAAATTAAGCGAAGCCGCCTTAGCCATGACTTCCGCTGCCGTGTGGGAAACCGTAGTAGCTGCCCAATAA